Below is a window of Rhipicephalus sanguineus isolate Rsan-2018 chromosome 9, BIME_Rsan_1.4, whole genome shotgun sequence DNA.
CTAAAAGCGTGCTCTTTCATATGCGCTCTCAAGCATAAGATATTTAATGATTCTATCCCATATCTACGCAGTCCATTATTTAGTTATTAACCTTTATGGTGTTTGTGCTGTCCACTGAGCTGAGGACACTCTATATTTGGCACAATAAGTCTTTTCGTTTTTGTTCTGTACATTTTATTTCATGTATGTTGCTTTGTTTGTTGTTGATTTCATTTGTGTACTGCAACCCACTTCTGCCTAAGAGCTGAGTTCACATCAGCAGTGTTAAAGCAAATTAAATAGGAGCTCGAATGAGTCAGGTTGTCCTGTTACACTATGCTTTATCGAAGAGCCCGTAAGGGGCCATGAACaagtaaagaaataaacaaacaaatgagTCAGCACATTTGTCATATTCCATCTTTATGTGTGTCTGTCCCTTCGCACTGTTCGGCCACCAATCAAGGCAGGCAACACTAACCTAGAGAGATGGTGTCATTGGACTGTGATGAAAAGGGTCCAGTATTGTACAGGAGATCACCGAACATGTTTGCGCGCTTTTCGGGAGTCGTGGGCGCTGGCGGAGGGACCACTTGGACATGGCAGAAGTCACCAAAGTCTTCCTCGTCCACCTTATCGTCATCGTCTGGCAGCGGGTTGTGCCACGTCTCGGTTGTGTGAAAACCTGAAAACAGTGGCATTTTTTCAGATCTTCAGACAAATGTCTTCGGACACTCTATACTTAGAtacagtctaagaaaaaaaatgtccgcACTGCCCACAGTGAtcactgtccctcccacagagaatttgcataagtgcTCCGTCCAATAGTGCTAACTCAATTTCGTGACATCGCTTCTCGAATGTTTCAGATAGtagactttcccatacagacgcaCATTTGTGTCGCTGGCTTTTggtcggaaacttgaacatcctggtgaatttcgtcagggattctgacatcgctgctcagccaaacaatGTTTTACAGAGTGACCACAGACCTTAAACTCTTAATGTGTGTATTATccacattagccgagaaaaagtacttatggCTAGAGCGGAAGCCAGCCAGCACgactttcacaggtgaagggccgGCACGCCGCGGTTCACTgagcggagctgacattttttcttagttTGTAAGCGAGTACAAAAAGTAGTTCTACAAAGGTGCGGAGAAGTACAAGCAGCAAATTTTGAAACCGTACTGAATACAAATGAAATACTTTTTCAACAGCATAACAATGTCAGTCTCTCAATGCAATGCAAGAGTTTTGCAACATTTCACTTGAAGTATTAATAAATTTCAACTAGCAACAAAAGATTATTAGATCACCACATACTGTTATGAACAGGTGGTGTAGCTTTTGCCCCACGTGAACATTTCCGCATCCCCTTATGTAGTGTTTGAGCAAGGAAGTCAACACGTAGAACTGCCTTCTAAAAAATGGCAGCACTTCGAACTCGGTGCAGACTACCTACAAGGAGTTTTTTCAAGTCGCAGCACATGCACTTTCACATGCTGCATGCATTTCAAAAACTGCAGTCTCATGAATCCAGCAATGTCTTGCAGCCGCTCTATAACACCGCGCTGTCAAATGTTCTGTGTACTTTACAATTTTCCCCACAGCAAAATAACGTCATAAGAATCTTAGATTTCATGTCATGACTGACGATTAAAAATCTACGTGATTGGTATCATGTTTTGTTACCAACATAATGGAGTGCATTTGGCTGTATGAAGATGACGGTGCATCAGAGGTCGTGAATTCCAGCTTATAAACAAAATGCATGTAATAGTATGGGAAGTTCTGCTTATACCAAAATGTATGCAACCACTGGACATTTGCTCAGATGACATGGTGTATGTTTCCTGCCCTTTCCCCAAGCCCTCTCAGGTACCCATTCAATTAAGTGTACCTGCACTTATTTCCAAACACTGGCAACAAGGTTAATATATATGTACAACGATTTGCCAGCCTTGTTCATTTTCTCCATATAGTCTCTTTATTTGAGGAAGTTTTTATGGCCCAAGGCCACACAAGAGCATAAATGCTAAGGGATGCTCCAAATTTTCGCAAACTGTCTGTTGGACACCTCATAAAAACACCGTTTGCTGTTGCTCACCTCTGTCGATGATTGTACACTGTGTGAGTCTGTTTACTTCACTGTCATTTCACTTGTTTTGCATAAAAACTGCAGGTGTTTGTTACTTTTCTTAGCAACAAAGAGAAAAGTGGCAACTAATGACTTTATGCAAAGCAAGTAAATTAATATGGAAGTACTGGATGTACAATAACTCTTCAGTGCAAGTTGTTTGCCGAGGCAAAGTTTTTGAGAACTGTAGGCCCTTTGTAGAAACTGTAGATAGTAGGTTTAAATGAAAATTACTGTAAGCACAATGACTTTCATTTACTacagcttaatttttttttttttcgtttcacaaCTGCCAGAACAGACAAGAATTTGTTTCCTTACTAGGAAACCTTATGCTAGCATATATCTTAATTTCATCAAACCATCTAGTTCTTGCCATAATAAATTGCACTTGTATTCCCTTGGTATTCATTCTACAACTCTTAATAGATCATGAGTTGTCCCATGGATTAAAAGTCCAACTCAACTCCATTTCTTCCTCTTAAGGTCTCTTTCAATATATCTCTATGTATCTGGAGAAAGATTTCATTTCTCCCATTCAGGTAAACGTGTCTCTGCTGCCGAGAAGGTGCCATATCATTTGGAATCTGACTGTATGCGCGACGTGAATTGTGTCATACTTTCTAGAAACCACACAATTACTCTTGAACCTTCGACTAGTCATGTTTAAAAGCCAACGCCCTTGACCCGTAGTTCAAGTTTCTGCCAGTTATTTCTGAACAATTAGCAATGCAACACTGCAGTTCGTGATGCTGAACGAGAAACTCATCGTTGCTGCACCAAGGGACCTATGAAATAAAAACAAGCATACAGCTGTGCTCAAATTTTGCATCAGAGAGTATTGTAGTCGTCGGTAATGATTTTTGTCATGAATGACAATgttgacatacatctcgcataaCGTATCCGTCTTCTTAGATGGCAATGGAATTAATGAAAACACTGTCCATGCTGCATAGCTGGTGCCTAGTGTTACGCTTTTCCAGAATACTTCAGCTTATCGTTAGAGTTTTAATCAATGAAATCTGCTGTCCAAAGGAGGCGAAGACATGACGATATTAATGGAAAGGCGAGTGGTAGCTCTGAAATGACCAGTAGACTATTATGGGAGTGGAGATATATTTTAAGCCTGTCTTATCTTACAACTTGTAAAAAGATCATGTAATACCAATGAGCAGATGTGTATATGTAATGACAATTAGCTGTTCATAATTGTCTGCTCAGCAATGGTGCCTTAATGATGTAATTTCCGTTTTCTAGACTTATCACTGCATACAACAAACATGGCACAAACACATGAACGTGCATGCCTGTAACCATACGCAAAAGACGATTATATTAACAAAGCACCTTTCTTAGGATTGTTTTCTTTTCGTGTACGTGCATAGCCATGCAAGTGAATACAATACATTTTGTGCCTTATTTGATGTATTCGCTACAAACCAATTCGCTCAACAACATTCTGTTATCATTGTGTACCCTGTTGGAAGGTAAAGAGAAAATTATGACAATATGGCGTGTTAGTGTTTCACACATTCAGGTAGAGCATTGTTATATGCAGAAATTAATATACTCTGCAACTCATATTGCTAGAATTTATTACTATAAAGTTTATTAGTATTGCTTGTATTCCAGAATCAGTTTTGTAATACTGACAATGTGGCACGGCCGAAACATTCTCAGCGTTGAGCTAAGGTCAGGACCTTTCCCGCGCTGAAGCTATTATGCCCATGGTTGATGCCGTCAGGAAACAGCAGTGATTCTTTAGTGTGCTCAGGCACGTAAGAGATGTTTGGAAACTCACATCTTGTGCCATTTCATTCCGAATAAAATGGATAGCATGGGATATCAAGAGGCACTAAGCCTTACCAGAGTCCGTGACGTCCGTACTTGTATTTGCGTCCTTTGCATTACTTGCGGGAACATCCGTAACATTCCACAATGACGGTCCATCATCACAAAGTTCTTTGAACACACTGTACCGATCCTCAGAGGGCACAGATGGCTTGGAAGCTTCGGGAAATGCTGTCTGGAAATCAGCGAAATCGTCGTCCTGCGCCGATACTTGCTCCGGCACCGACGTACTGTTAGTCGAAGGCGCAGAGATCGAAGGCGGTGCGGGGGCAGGCTGGGAATCCAGGGGACTTGAAGACATGAGAGAGTTCAAGTTGATTTTGAGGCCAAAGTTAAAGGTCTTTGGCATCTTGGGGCTTTCACAAATGTTGTTTCGTTGCCGAGACAACTGCAAATTATGTGCGTTCACCGTCGTAGTGATCTTGGGAGGTTCTAACCGCGGAGAGTCCGGAAGGGAATTCGTTCTTCCTTTATCGTTGGGCAAGACAGATTGAATAAGAGGTGGCTGGTCGGCTGGAACTCTCAACTTGTCGTCCACGAGGGGCGGCGGGTGTTGCGACTGACTTCGTTCTGGTGCCGATTTGAAGTCGTCAAAGTCATCATCAAAATCTCCTAGAGCAAAGAAACAAAGCATATAATCAGACATGCTACTTATCACAACTTCTATAAGAGTAATAGAAAGGGGCTTCTATAGTCTGCATGGTGAGCATTCAGATCGCTAGCCCCACACTAGATGCATTCTCCTCAGAAAGCGTTTTAAAATTTAATACAGCATTCCCCCTCACTAGAACCAAAGGCAATGGTACCATTACATACCCGAATTGCCTAATATTCAATGTACTTGGCCAAAACATGTTGGCGGGCAAGTTGTTTATCCATGAAGAGTGAGTAAGCGTGACTAGACAGGGAcatagaaagaaaacagacaaggacacagcgctgtgtccttgtctcttttttttctacatcCCTGTTTAGTCGTGCTTACTCACTCTTCATAATATTCAATGTAATGGGTTTTACATTTCTTGTTATGTCAGACAGTGTAAAAACTGAGATTTTACCTAAAATTAGCGGCAGATTACTTATCCATAATTGCCAATGTGAGATGGATATGGTACCATTAAGTAGACCAGACTTATTATTCAGAGAAATGGTTGCACTTTTTGTTGTGCTAGACATTAAGCTGAGGTTTTACCTAAAACAAGCATAAAATTATTGGCAATACTTAATTGTCAATGGTAGATGAAAATAACCCAAAGTAAATAGGACCATATGCTCCTTATGACTGCAATGTAGAAAATAGCAGCTACAGTAAATTTGGTTCAAAGTAGGCACGCTAGTTGTTATTGAGCTAATACGTTAAAGGGATTCTACAGCCTATCTTTGAATGCACAGTTCCAAGCAGCGAGTTATCCCATAAAACCACTTCACCGAAACTGTTCATCATGGTAGGGAGGCAGTTGGGGGCAAGAAATGATTGTGAGACGTAATACATAGCTGAGCATCAAAAAGTGGCAAAACATGATACTCAGGTTGAGAAGAAAACTCTCGATATAATCATGCCACGCCGATTAACTTTCAAAAGGTCAGTGAAGAAATTTTAGCTACAAGGTCATTTTTCTACGAAAGCAGCACACAAAATACAACTAGCATGGGAAAAATTCTAAGGTCTTGCAGATAGACACATTTATTCAAACTTAATCCCATTAAGAGGCACACTTAACCCAACATTATGAAGGTTTCCAACATACAGTCACATATGGTATATGGCAAGCGGTTTCTTAATTAATTAGCAGCAGATCGAACTAGGCAGAACTGTGTTTACAAATGCATTTTGATCAATTATTTTCAGCTAAAAGGTTCTAGAAAATGAAATGGAAACGAGTCTTGCcccatctttcttttttattacatGGATTTCTGATAGAAGTCTCATTTGGCAAATAAAGTACGGGAAATCTAGCAGTGTATCATAGAATAATGTTCGGTACTAAAAATGTTAAGACAGTGTAACTAATCATTAGGTACAAGCTGAGTAGCAAGAGTTTCTTTCAGCATCTACTCATCCTACCTGAACCGGTGAGCTGTGTGGAGATCTTGGAAACTGGTTCGGTAGGCAGCGGGCAGCCATGGTTCACCAGCAACGGCATGGAGCCAGCAAACACACCACCATTTCCCATAGCACCACTGCATTCACCGGACGCCCCGACCACACTGCACGGAGCAAACGAACCCTTGGGCACACCCGGCGTCACCGACACAAACGTCGACGACAGGTGTGACGACACAGTCGGTGGCACTGAAGAGGTGGGGGGACCCATCGTTGGCCTCGGAACAGATGACGTGACTGGTACTGGACACGTTGACGATGCAACTGTCATCACAGGCATCGATGATGCCAGCGTCGTCACCGGAGCAACTGACGACACGAATGTGGCGGGAACAGACGACATGAACGTTGCGGGAGCAGACGACACGAACGTTGCAGGTAAAGACGGCGCAAACATCGCAGGGGCTGAGCTCACAAATGCCGCAGCAGGAATGGATGACGCCACTGGCAGAGGCTTTGCAGCAGGAGATGACATATAAGTCGCAGTGGGTGCAGATGACGCCGGTGGTAAAGGATTTGCGGTAGATGACAGGAGGAAGCTACCTGAGGCCTGGAATGTTGGGCAGCAAGTTACCGAAGGCTGCTGAGGAACTGGTGGGGAAGGCGACGGTGAAGACCGGTTGGGCCATGCCTGAGGTGGCAGCGGTCCACCCGGAGCAGCACAGACATTGTTCACGGGGTGGGCAAACATGGGTACGGGGGGCTGCGGCAACCGGAAGAGCAGCTCCAGCTCGGGTGGATAGCCCTTCTGCAAGTGGAGAGGAAGATGAAGAATGCATCAGCACATTGCTGCCAAGTTCTGGCCCTACCAAAGTCACCAAAATATCACCTCTTGTCAGACATTTACATGTAAATGAGCCGCTGATTTAGCTGACTGTGTATGGTATGTCTGGTGATCTCATCTATGCGAAATTCCGAGCAACTAATAGGTATGTAAACGCGGCCCCGACTTACCTGCACAAGTGCAACCAAGGCGAGAGCCGCATACAGCTCAGGCTGTGTCAGTGACCCGGGCACTGTGCGGCTACAAATGTCCCAGATCCGGCCCAGAGCGGATCGAGACAGTCCCGAAGACAGCAGCAGGGAGCAGACCAGAGTGCTGTTGATGCCACTGGGACCCGACAGCTGTTGTTCCAGGTCCCGATAAACGGCAGGCACATCACCACGCTGGCACCAGACGGGTAAATGGGTGGTCGGTGTGGTGTCTGCGTGATTAAAGAAGCAATTCAAACACCAAACATTgctttttaaggtgaaagccttggatgtctcatcaaacgcgaaaagttacCATCGGCGGTGGTGGTGGCCCGTGTAGGCGGCACCAACACGAGCAACGCAAAAAAAcatcgtcacatgatgacatcaccatatgacgtcacagatcgccaaaattcatGTAGTTATCATGACATCACTACAACATCACATAAAGTGACGCCACTACACGACATTgtcccttggtcaaaggtgtgccgccgatcacggaggcagtgaaaaaccacgtgaggtacagaaagcttgcaatgcctccaattctagaggcagtgcaaaaccatgttaggtgcagaaagctttcggaggagggcggTGGAGGATGAATGCATggaaagaggagaaaaagaagaagatggctttcgccttcgagccatctTGGGTGAATCCATAGAGGACTCAGTGAGTTTTTAGTATTCAAGTGTACAAAGTTACACTTGGGAAAGAGAGGACAACAGGCATTAACGCCTGACAGGGTCCTCCCACCTGAAACCACAGTTTGCATACAAGCACTGGCTACATAAACGGCAGTGATGATGCAGACTGAAAACTTACATAAGGAAACACACAGAAAAGTAAAAGTGCACGTACAATATTGAATGCTTAAAATGGCAAACATCATATTGTTGTTGTACATGCACGTCACTATGCACAAATAAAAAGCAACATACACTAGAGTTTACACAATAGAGACATATTCCTGCGTGATATTGCAATGAGTGTGATAAAAGATATGAAAGAAGTAGGTGACTTAGTCAATTAAaaatgtcaaaaagaaaaagatctgaTGTTTCTGGATCTGTCCCAATTCCTTATTTGTGATAAGGCAGTCATCACTGCAGTACTAATTAATATTATGGTGAGCCAGCCTCAATAGACTGAGGATAGGAAGTTTCAACCCCCGCCTCATTGTAAGAAAGCCGCATCCAGTACAAAAATATTTTTATGTTGAATATTTGTTATGAGCATATAGTCACTGCACGGTGAGTTTGCAAACACCTCTGACTAACTTTGCTACATACGATAATTCATTACACTGAGGTTTTACCGCATAGCTGATGACAAGTGTGGTCCTCCTAAGGAAGCACACCTCTCAGGGTTAACTAGTGGTCTAGTAATAGTTTTCGAACACTAGGTGGCCACACTTGTTAAGTTTAGTTGCACTGCGCGCACTTTTATTTTCTGTGTAAGACGCTGCTTGAGTGCTTAAATTGGAAGTGTGGCTGCCCGCATGCCAAATTTCtgggaaataaataaaattttcatTTTCCATACAAGAGTTAAAGGGTCTCTGAAATAGGTTTTTGAACTTGCACGAGCAGTTAGGCCACAACTAAAGGAAATAATGTGCACTATAATTTAAGTGAAGCATCTTGTATCAAGGCAGCAACAGACAAATAAAGGTTGCCCTCCTCCCAAGCCATGCTTTCCTCCTACTCAACATCTACGTTGAGAATAGGGGCTAAGCTTTGCCTTCTGCGACCCTCCAATGGTGCGTCGCAGACTGCGGAGACCACACCCCTGTTTGTCTGGTCTATGCCTGCGCCACCGGGAGCTGTCAGAAACCCAGCTGTTCATATTTTATCCTCTGGTACAAACATTAAGAAGCATTAATTTCACGTGTGACATCGTAAAAACAGCACCATGTCCCAAAACAGGGGCCTTTGAAAACTCGGTGAGGTGGTGTGCTGCGATATGTAATGGTGCGCGTATTTGAAACCTTATAATAAATTATAGACTATACACATctaaatgaatccaacagacaatcaagccaaggaaagcataggagacattTGTTgtatttaactgtagtgtaattatgacataaatcaAAATgaataaagtggacaaaaaaagcaccctttccgttAGTGGGTTGCTTTTTCTGTCCACTTTAATTAATTTTAATCTATggcataattactatactacagttaaaagcaacaattaatgtcccctatgctttccttggcttgtctgttggattcatttggatGTGTCTGGCAAAGAAATGAGACCCTCACGAAAATTCCCTTCTTTTGTTCAGACATACCACGTATGTTGGTCTGTTAATGTTCGGAGAAAACTACGCTCCCGCCTCACGCTAATTGGCTGTGTGATCttttgcactgcttcccgtaTAATTTTTAAATAATGTGGTAAATCTCACTTGGAGCGAGTCCAAGCTGTGGTGGCCGCGGCATGTTGAAGCCGGGAGCATAGCTGTGCTTTGTGGCGCCAGCAGCACCACCGAGTCGGGGCTTGGCGAAGCTGGAACCCCGACTTTGCTCAAATAGGTTCGAACATTCCATCATCTTCTTCTCGAGGGCTGAAATAGATATAGTACGAGGTGCGTGTACAAACGGTGTCATTTACAcaaaggcaataaaaaaaaaagaaacaaattgaaAAAGAGAACAGTCCAGCCCCCGTTCCCCATGAGCAAACGACTTCAAAGCTGACCAGCTTGTCGAACATTCCTATGTAATTGTGGTGCAAAAGGTTAAAGGGGGGACACATACAAACAGGACATTGTCCTGTGTCAAGGCCTTGTGTAATCTATTGTGCTGCCATTCTGCATGCGTGttcgaataaccaactagcctgTACCTTTTCGCCAACAGCTTGCTTGCTTGGCAATCATGCAGAAAGGCACATTGGCATCTGACAATATACGTTTTCACATAGAAATCAGTTCTGCCAATTTAAAACTAAGTTCCACCACATCTCTTGCACCTTTGCAATCATAAAAAATACACAGCTGCACAATGAACTGATAATTTTCAATTCATACAACTTCCTGTTGAAGTCAGTGTTGTGCAGCTAGCATTCTTATACAGGAGGAGCAATAAATGCCCTATTTGTACGTTTATACAACTGCACCCTttgatacgtggccaattttttcatGGCATCTTTGTGCACATGAGCTCTTGCTGGGAAGAAAATTGCTTGCAAATGATTCCAGGTCAAATAGTGACTGATATTAGAAAGCAATGCAATT
It encodes the following:
- the LOC119404510 gene encoding synergin gamma gives rise to the protein MASKQGNKQPLSALEKKMMECSNLFEQSRGSSFAKPRLGGAAGATKHSYAPGFNMPRPPQLGLAPNTTPTTHLPVWCQRGDVPAVYRDLEQQLSGPSGINSTLVCSLLLSSGLSRSALGRIWDICSRTVPGSLTQPELYAALALVALVQKGYPPELELLFRLPQPPVPMFAHPVNNVCAAPGGPLPPQAWPNRSSPSPSPPVPQQPSVTCCPTFQASGSFLLSSTANPLPPASSAPTATYMSSPAAKPLPVASSIPAAAFVSSAPAMFAPSLPATFVSSAPATFMSSVPATFVSSVAPVTTLASSMPVMTVASSTCPVPVTSSVPRPTMGPPTSSVPPTVSSHLSSTFVSVTPGVPKGSFAPCSVVGASGECSGAMGNGGVFAGSMPLLVNHGCPLPTEPVSKISTQLTGSGDFDDDFDDFKSAPERSQSQHPPPLVDDKLRVPADQPPLIQSVLPNDKGRTNSLPDSPRLEPPKITTTVNAHNLQLSRQRNNICESPKMPKTFNFGLKINLNSLMSSSPLDSQPAPAPPSISAPSTNSTSVPEQVSAQDDDFADFQTAFPEASKPSVPSEDRYSVFKELCDDGPSLWNVTDVPASNAKDANTSTDVTDSGFHTTETWHNPLPDDDDKVDEEDFGDFCHVQVVPPPAPTTPEKRANMFGDLLYNTGPFSSQSNDTISLGDGLSVNSLEFGARDSSLSSRHGSVLSLDFRLGNSDDDESASARTGCSDDARAAATADSQEEASPSATSSDTTSDTQPEGAVSMTEQPVLLLDKYSVIRGMNQDAPVGEAACIDSWTRCVESVCELITEAESVFNREASSQVCREALETAEGASYIHNLAEVYKVCQRIALSSHLTGLQSESLDKLCCEVRDTWERLASYLENSCLFTVKVPPAEDSKWLPSAEESAKSCGVCLLHVDNPDIASSKLSYSGREYHSPCANLWVNCVNSLLPAVTPVQLL